Genomic DNA from Alistipes sp. ZOR0009:
GATCGGTATTGAAAGAGTAGCCTAACCACATGGCACGGGGCTCAGCATACTTGTAGCCGAACTGGCGTGGCTCGAAGTAGTCGTACTTGGTTATTGGGGTGATTGAGGTTTCCAATTCGTGGTGAAACTCGTTGTGGTAGGTTACGGCTCCTTGTATGCTGAACTCGAATCGTGAGTAGCGGGTGGGCTGGTAAAGCATTTCGTGTGTGGCGTTCAACGACAGCTTGCGGTACTTGGTGTTTGTGCCCTTATCGTACGATATGTACTCTACTTTTCCGAAAGTGATGATACGGTTGTTTTGCTCGATATAGCCCATGTAGGAGGGATTGTAGGTGTCGGAGTAAAGGGTGTTAGAAAGTTCGACGCGCACGTTACCTGAGGTTTTGAGGGCGCTTATCGTGTAGGCCATTCCACTGGTGGTCGTTTCTTGTGCCTCGTTATGAAGGGCATACTGTAGGGCTCCTTTTACGGCGTAAGACTGGTGCTTATTGGCTAGGTAGAAATCTACCGCTGAGTTGTTGAACATGAATTGCTGGCCTGGTATTCCCAAGTTGGCATTGATGACTGATAGGTATGAGCTATTTTTTATAGGGATATCGACTACGCTTACGTTGTAGTTGGATAACGGCTGTACGTTTACTTGGCGGGTTTCTCCAGTTTGCCTGTTCGTAATCGTGGCGTAGGTGTTGCCGGTGATGGCGTTGAGGAATCCGATGCCGAGACCCTCCTTGGTGCGCCCCGATATTTTGGTGGCGTTAATCATGGAGGTCGCGTTGGGCATTTCTGAGACGTATTCGTTGGGGTTAAGATTGTCGTAAGCTCGGCTGTTATTTACAGGGGAGCTGCCTATGCGGCGGGAGTAGAAGATCCCTCCACGCGCAAATAGCTCAGAGCCTTCGGTAAAGAACTGACGATTCTCATCAAGACGTTGCTCTACGGTGGTTAGGTTTAGTTGGATGTCGTCGGAGCGTACTTGGCTAAAATCGGGAATGGTAATCATGTCGAGCGTAAAGGCGTCGGAAATACCGTAGCGTAAGTCGAGCCCCCCTTTAAAACGGTTGTTGGTCCCCTGCTGACTGCGCTCGGTGGTATTGGAAAGGTAGGGTGTCAGCGATAGACGAAAGGGCATTTCGAGTTGGTTGAATCCTTCGAGGTTAGCCTCTTGGTTGTTTATTCCTTGAATGTTAATATCAACAGGATTGAAAGTGTCCCACTCGTTATTTCGTTTTATGAGGCGCCACTGGTTAAATCCCCA
This window encodes:
- a CDS encoding DUF5916 domain-containing protein, with product MNRLPIRTISTVTLLMLLAQIGYSQQMRRNASITFTTEKPKVDGDLSEAVWQKAQPLTSYIQHIPNRLSPAQLKTEVRLLYDKSSIYIYGRMEDTAASKIATQLGARDSYDTPQCDIFSVGFSPYNDGITSFYFMVSAAGVQSDQKVTGTTYDLGWNAVWYSAVKIDDRGWSVEMEIPLTQLRFSSKNSVWGFNQWRLIKRNNEWDTFNPVDINIQGINNQEANLEGFNQLEMPFRLSLTPYLSNTTERSQQGTNNRFKGGLDLRYGISDAFTLDMITIPDFSQVRSDDIQLNLTTVEQRLDENRQFFTEGSELFARGGIFYSRRIGSSPVNNSRAYDNLNPNEYVSEMPNATSMINATKISGRTKEGLGIGFLNAITGNTYATITNRQTGETRQVNVQPLSNYNVSVVDIPIKNSSYLSVINANLGIPGQQFMFNNSAVDFYLANKHQSYAVKGALQYALHNEAQETTTSGMAYTISALKTSGNVRVELSNTLYSDTYNPSYMGYIEQNNRIITFGKVEYISYDKGTNTKYRKLSLNATHEMLYQPTRYSRFEFSIQGAVTYHNEFHHELETSITPITKYDYFEPRQFGYKYAEPRAMWLGYSFNTDLRQPLAISRGLVGYWMADKYDKSAFYLQLNPTLRFSNRLSATVGFFGTFNQNAIGYAENDAATGVPVFGRRDINNYEQSAEMRYIISKNAFTNLRARYNWTTVHYKQFYHLKDDGWVDEITFLPNRDISYTAATVEMSALWNFAPGSQLSLMYRKNFDENRSAKPIGYFDNLSRLRGMPQRDLLSFRILYYWAYRKK